A single Suricata suricatta isolate VVHF042 chromosome 2, meerkat_22Aug2017_6uvM2_HiC, whole genome shotgun sequence DNA region contains:
- the MMP21 gene encoding matrix metalloproteinase-21, translating to MLAASILRGTLLLCWLASPLPVRAEPLFHSRDRSDLEPSPQRRAQPIADLLAAQVGGAPAPAPRTCTRAPCTGEPVHTLAGRHLGCPRVFDGSGQEFAHAWRLGDIHFDDDEHFTPPTSEAGISLLKVAVHEIGHVLGLPHTYRAGSVMRPNYMAREPEFELDWADRKAIQKLYGSCKGSFDTVFDWIRKERSPHGAVAVRFSTYFFRNGWYWLYENRNNRTRYGDPLQIASGWRGVPAQSIDAFVHLWTWRRDERYFFKGNQYWRYDGDKDQACTEDEQGRSYPRRISEGFPGIPSPLDTAFYDRRKQLIYFFKESLVFAFDVNRNQVLASYPRKITEVFPAAEPHNHPFRNIDSAYYSYAHSSIFLLKGNAYWKVVGDKDRRQRPWLPPNGLFPKQSVAEMWPDICDVHASALDTNS from the exons ATGCTGGCAGCCTCCATCCTCCGTGGGACCCTGCTGCTCTGCTGGCTTGCCTcacccctgcccgtccgggctgagCCGCTTTTCCACAGCCGGGACCGCTCGGACCTGGAGCCGTCCCCGCAGCGCCGGGCCCAGCCCATCGCCGACCTCCTCGCTGCGCAGGTAGGAGGAGCCCCGGCGCCAGCCCCACGCACGTGCACACGGGCGCCGTGCACAGGTGAACCCGTGCACACGCTGGCAG GACGGCACCTGGGCTGTCCCCGGGTTTTTGATGGCAGCGGGCAGGAGTTTGCGCACGCCTGGCGCCTGGGCGACATCCACTTTGACGACGATGAGCACTTCACGCCTCCCACCAGCGAGGCGGGCATCAGCCTTCTCAAA GTGGCCGTCCACGAGATTGGCCACGTGCTCGGCCTGCCTCACACCTACAGGGCAGGATCCGTGATGCGGCCGAATTACATGGCCCGGGAACCGGAGTTTGAGCTCGACTGGGCAGACAGGAAAGCGATTCAGAAGCTGTACG gttcatgcAAAGGATCGTTTGACACCGTGTTTGACTGGATTCGCAAAGAGAGGAGCCCGCATGGAGCCGTGGCCGTGAGGTTCAGCACGTACTTCTTCCGCAACGGCTGGTACTGGCTGTACGAGAACCGCAACAACCGGACCCGCTACGGGGACCCGCTGCAGATCGCCAGCGGCTGGCGCGGGGTCCCGGCGCAAAGCATAGACGCTTTCGTCCACCTCTGGACGTGGAGGAGGGACGAacggtatttttttaaag GAAATCAGTACTGGAGATACGACGGTGACAAGGATCAGGCCTGCACAGAAGACGAACAGGGGAGAAGCTACCCCAGACGGATTTCGGAAGGCTTTCCCGGCATCCCAAGCCCCCTGGACACTGCCTTCTATGACCGAAGGAAGCAGTTAATTTACTTCTTCAAAGAGTCCCTC GTGTTCGCATTTGATGTCAACAGAAACCAAGTGCTGGCTTCTTACCCGAGGAAGATTACAGAAGTGTTTCCGGCTGCGGAGCCACACAACCATCCTTTCAGAAACATAGACTCAGCCTATTACTCCTACGCGCACAGCTCCATTTTCTTGCTCAAAGGCAACGCGTACTGGAAAGTGGTTGGTGACAAGGACAGACGGCAGCGACCCTGGCTTCCTCCCAATGGCTTATTTCCAAAGCAGTCCGTCGCAGAGATGTGGCCTGACATCTGTGACGTCCATGCCTCCGCCCTGGACAC gaacagttaa